AAAAGCCTGATCGGGTGCCCAGGGCTATCCCCACGTCGGAAATTCCGACAAAGGTCAGAAGTTTCGACACCCGAAAGTTCCAGTGGAGGTCAAAACTTCTGGCGGACCGAATTAAAAACCTTGTTCAGATCTGCCCTTTTGGATTTCGATCCAAACTATTCCAAACTTgtgggaaacttggaaaataagtcTTGAAGAGGttttctactgggataagaccaccccctctctatatatgataGGATCATAGCCGATTGAGTCCCCATCTATCCAATCTTCAAACAAATCAATATACTAACTCTACTCCAATCCTTTTACCATCTTCTCTAACCCCCATGCTGTTCATCCCTTATCCAAAGACCAAGGATGACAccctaggcttgccggccgaCCTAGGGTAATCCGGCGACGTTCTTGCCCTAACgggtccctcccgggcgagagTTTAGACtctttctttgctagtttgtctgaaaactagccggttcttcgtcacgtaagcacattggttatcctttggtggtttgcttcaaaacctctccgttcttcaccgCGAAATTGTGACATCTTGTTGTGTTCTTCAGTCCGTAGCTGCCCGGGTGTCCAAGGCCCAGTTGGTGTTTGATTCGGATGACTTCCGACTTCAACAGCACCATTTACACATGTTACCTAAAGCCTTGTTTGGATGATCATGTATCAATCTCAATCCATGTGTGTTGCGGTGAGTTGGTGTGAAATTTAGTTTAAATTCCACCAATCCACCCTCAACACACATGGATTGAGATGGATATACATGGGCATTGCACACCAATCCACCCCAATCAATATGGGTTCGGAGGTATTGGGGCAGATAATTACTTAATTTATCAGCCCAATACCTCCCAACCATCTAGATTCTGCATTGAGGTGGATTGGTGCGCAGTGAAACAATCTCTAAGTTTGATCAGTGTTCATGTAATTAGGCTAATGATCTTGTGGCTAAACTCCTATATTCCTAACAGGCCTAGGGCAAACGTTCTTTGCCCCAACAATTTTGATGTTGCAAATGGATATTTGTATACATGCTTGTAGTACAAAACTACAAATACAAAAATAAGACAAGGCACTTGGTTCTCTGAATAAGTACGAGATACTTGTTAAATCTTTCAAAACATAATACTATTACATGACCCTCACCGAGTTTCAGGAAACATGTAACTtattctgaattctgatggccgTTCTAAATACTGAATCCGTATTTCCCACTAACACTGTCCCCAGCATGTGCAAAGCTTAAAGGAATACTATATATATTGTAGTCACCTTGCATAATTTGAACTTATTGAGTCGATGAGCAGGTTCTGACTTTCCAGCACAGGATACTCGACAATACTATTTTCTGTTTGAAAACTAGTGTCTACTGGTGTTTCCATCTCTTCCGTATTCAGTCCTAACCAAGGGTGGAGCAAAAGTTTCCTCAGTCTGTTGAGCTCATCAGCGACCTCTTTCATGGAGGGCCTATTGCTGTCGCACATATCAAGACAATTCTGTGCTAGCTCTCCAAGTCCTCTAATCAGTTCAATGCTCTCTTGCTCTTTTATGTGGCTGGCCACCACTGCACATAGATCGTTCTGCTTCATTGCAGACAAGAAATTTGAAGTCAAGCTTCGTTTTTCCTCAGGCCCGTACAATTTGAGTGGAGCCTCACCGGTGAGGACCTCAAGGAGAACAACCCCAAAGCTGTAGACATCACTTTTTTCAGTCAGTTGGCATGTCTGCATGTACTCTGGGTCGAGGTAGCCCACGGTGCCCTGAACCATCGTTACATACTGCTCTTTATCAGATGGGGCTAATATGGAGGCTCCAAAGTCGGAGACTTTGGCCATGTAGTTTTCATCAAGAAGGATGTTGGAGGTTTTCACATCACCATGGATAATTGGGGGAGATGCGTAAGAATGTAGGAAGTTGAGTCCTTCAGCTGCCTCATGTGCAATCCTTAGGAGGGTGCTGAACGAGATTTGCAATGTCTCGTTCCTACCATGGATGAGCTGAAACAATGTGCCATTCGGGATGAACTCATAAACTAGCATAGGAACTTCCACCTCGAGGCAACATCCCATGAGCTTGACAATGTTCTTATGATTGATTTGAGATAGTATTAACATTTCCTGACCAAACTCCTTCTTTTGCCTTTCATTAATGAGTGTGCATCTCTTAATTGCAACAGGCATGTTACCCTTAACTATACCCTTGTAAACTATTCCATGTCCTCCTCTCCCAATTATTCTGCTCTTATCATAGTTGTTTGTGGCATGTATGAGTTCTGCTTCACTAAATACCGTGAACGCAAGACCCTTTTCTGACTTCATTGTATCAAACAAAATCAAGCCTCCATGTTGGCGAAAATACTCCTCTTTAGTATTCTTCAGCTTTCTCTTTTGAACAATCACATACCCGGAGAAACAGAAAATCATGAGAGCAAGAAAGCCCATTGTAACTCCTGCATAACAGCACCAGCGAACAAGCGAATAAGATGAAAATTGTCTTTCCAGTTTGTACAGAGAGTATAAGCTATGCATGTTATTCAATTTTAGTTGGCACCCTGTTTTGCAGTCATGCACGTTAGCATCTTAATTGTTGGTTGAAGTTTGACACATATTTCATATAGCAATATTATATTTTCTGCATAACTACTACTTTCTGTGATGCAGAGCAATTCCCAATTGATGGAGCTAGCTGAGGATGTTACCTATTACTATGACGGTATCAAGGACACACGAATTGTTTTGCTCAGAATATTTCCTTCCTGCTCGACAAGAACATCGGTATCCCCCAACTGTGTTGTGGCAAACACCATCCGAAGGACATGGCCTCCCCTGATTGCATTCATCCACATCTGCATGTAGTAATATAACAAGGcatatatatgtattatacataCATTGATATGGGAAGATATTTAGCTCGCTAATTAAGACGATAGAAGGTTGGCACCTTGGCATCCATGTGGAAGATATGGATTGCCCTCATAGCCTAGGGAGCAGTTGCACACATACCCTGGAGATCCACTTGTTGAATCAACGCACTTGCTGTTGGTGCTGAGGCACGCATACGTACCTGTGAGGTTCCTTTGGGCCACCTGACAAGTGTGGTTTCTTATTGACCAGTCAAGCACCACAGGTGCCTGCCCAGCATTCATGTCGTTGAATTTGGTCGTGTTGACATATGTCGTGCTGAAGGAAAATGCCGCTGCCTCCATTAGCACGGCATAGTTGCACCGGAGACCACCAAACCTATTAGTCTCGTTTTTGTTATCAACATTAGTCTGGTTTTCGATTGTTCTGATGGCTTGGAGGCCTATGTCAAACAAGTCCATCCCCTTTGGTATGGGTGTCTGGCAGCAGCCCATCCCTGAACATGAGCTGCCATCAGACATGTTCCAGCCGCACGTCGAGACGCAACCGGTCATGTATTCCGAGACATTGTTTACAATGAGGCCAACGGTGAGGCACCCGATGACAGTGAACTTGTTGCGAGTGTCTGAGAACCGGAAAGGGGGGTAGTTTCTAACAATGTCGCTCACCAATGTATAGCCACCACTACTATCATTCTGCTGTTTTACCACCATGGAGGAGTTCATGTGCCAAGTGTCGTTGTAGCAGTAGGTCGTGATGGGGTTGAGCACACGAATGGTGCTGTTGGTTAAGGAAATGTCCAGGAGCTCATGGCCACCGATGAATGGTTTGGAGATGCCATTTTTGTCTGGCTGACAGGTGACATCGAATTCTCCTGACACGGAGCAGTTCTTGCCGATGCCAAATGGGTACAGTATCTTAACATCGCCACACTGCATTTGGCATGCAGAACTAGGAGCAGCTGTTGCAGGGATGCAGTGTCCCGCAACAAGTAGAAGACCAAGGCCAAGCTGCACAACAAGCTCCATAGTTTTGGCCTGCAAAAGTAGAAACTACGATTTTAACTAATTCTAGCATTGTTCAGATTAATTACCTCTACTGCTAATAAATGTTTCATGTTTGTATACAAAAATCTACATCTTTGCTTTGTACTCCCTCTATCCTCAAATATAAGGTAGACTAGATTTTATGATATATTAGGGATAAAAATGACGCATACGACATTTTCTTAATCAGTGGTGGAGCTGGTCAATTTACATCCATAGAGCCACTATCTAAGTATGTAATCCATATACCTATAATAATGTGTACTTTTAGATCAATTCCACACTTAAATCAACAACAAACTTGATGGATACATAAAAGTGGTAAAGAAAAACTACAACGGCTGCATGCTCGCTGCTCGCACACGACTCACGAGGCTGACTAGATGAGGATATGTATGGCCTTACCGCATCGTAAATGGACGGCCAAGGGACGAGGGATGCATAAGGGCAATAGGTTTGCTGCCAAGAGCTATTGTTCCCCGCCTCCCAGGTGAGTGCTTGACAAGCATATGAAACACTATAGATTGGGCCACAAAAACTAAAAGAGGTATGCAGGCTTTTCTCCCATGCCTAGCGCCAGGCTCTAGGCCCATAACCGCTCCTGAGGATATTTTGGGCCTACCCTTTTTAAGCATGGTTGTTGGGTTGAAAATGACATTAGTGACAGATACAAACGTAATTAGGACCTAGAGGAGTTAATTCACCTGAATCCCTTATATTTTTTGATAAATTTTTGAGTACTTTGACATTATATTTTGGTACTTAATGTGAACAAACATAACCTCGCAGCAAAAAAGAATATTTGTCCAATTACTTATAGAGATACTACACTGGAACACGTGATCACACATGCATAATAATTATCAAAGAGTCTATGTAACACCCCATCTAAAAACTATTTGTATGGCCCAGCTCCGTATATAGAATGGGCCTAAATACGCGGCCTGAATACGCGTAGCACATCTCTTATACTTTCGTCCTCACTTCGTGTGAAAAGGTTGATCCAGAGGTGCTACGTTTGGAACGAAAAGGATTATAAGCTggccctcaccctcctaaacttccaAGATGGTACTTGGCCAACTTTCTAATAAACTTCCAATGTGCTACTAAACCTTAGTGCCACATGGGCCAACTTCATAACTACTACAGACTACTACTAACGGGATGGGGTGTTACATTAATTCAACCCCCTAAGGGCTGACGCCCTTAGCAGCTCACCACATACGCAGCGGATGCCTAGAACCACTAGCCTAGCTCCACACGTGGAACAGGCCTGCATACGTGTAGCACCTCTTTTGCACTCTTTCGTCCTTACTTCGTGAAAAAGAGTTAATCCCGATgctatgtttcaaaaaaaaagattataagagcaactccaacagctcGGCTATTTCTATTTTGGAGGCTAGTTTAGAATTTGTATAGCAAAAGGTAGGCTACAACAGATGTGCTATCTGTCTTTGTAAAATAAAAAGATGGATATCCCTTAATTTTCGATGCCCATATAAAGCTAACTACGAGCGCTAGCTATCTGAAGATGAGAAATAGCAAGACTATTATAGACCTTTTTTTAGGAGTTTCTATTTTACAAAATTGCTAAAtggtcatgttcgcttgaactacttcagcagtactttccAGCGAAcgtacagtgttttcctctcacaacaaatcagcataagccaaactTCAGCGTTTAGCCAatttgttggagttgctctaagctggcctcaccctcctaaacttctAAGGTGGTACTGAACCCACCAACTGCAACTCCTCATGTGCCACATACATGGGGCAACTACATAACTATTACAGGTACTAACGAGCTGAAGTGTTACAGTTTATCTGGACAACAACTGAGGCcccgttcgttggtctgaaacttggctgaaaaacactgttctggctgaattgttgcgagagaaaaatactgttacagctgaaaaaaaacaagccgaatatggggtaaaccAAACGAGGCATGAGCGATCAAGGGCAACCATGACTCAATTTTTGACCCTTATTAGAAACAAAATGGAGGGCCCAAATCAAATCTCTCTTTCTGCACCTTATCATCTTCCCTTCTACCTACACACATCCACACCCAACCCTGACCCCACGAGCTATTTGCCCCTGGCACCTCTACCTCCATGTCTGGCTCCGGCAGCTTCCCTATTGCCCTCCGTCACGGCCCGGCTCTAAAATCCATCGGATGCGTGTACTGACATGAGTTATCCACAAAAGTAATTTTGAATATTGAATACATTCGTGCTTGCATATACATATCCATGAATATTTAGAGGGATCCCTTTGGAATCCTGGTTCTTTGAACAATCAAGGTTTTGTATATGTAGCCTACTAGAGCAAAGCGAACGGATTGCGCAAAACAGTAATAGGAACGAAAAAGAGCATATGAAACGCAACATGGACCTTCAACATTCGCCCTATtcccttggcttataagccgtactttttcatctaatgaacagtgtttttctctcacaacaaatcagccaacagtactttcagtcatggcttatcagccaagcgaacaggacaatcAAGCGTATGAATAAACGAATTGAATAATAGCGTGAAATATAGTATAAAAAAGTACCTCGGACTCGGAGGAGTTCATTTGGCAAGTGTTCTTTTTCTTCCGCTAAGACTCTTGAGACCATCTCTTCCACAGCTGTATAATATACAAGGACTGGAAACCCCTGTGTCCTACTTATACCTGAGAAAATCCCCGTCAACAATTAATGACATCTGGCGACTCAATGCATAACCAGACATCGTAGGTCAAGTCGTCTACAACGACAATGTCTATATCATGTAAAACGAGACACCAAATCTTCTCGAGCTTGAGCAGAAAAATATTCAAAGATACTGGCGTAACAAACTTTTTGCTCTGTCACTAGAATTATATGAGCATACACATGAGTACACACGATAACACGCTTCCACCGTTTCTTTTCAACTGTTGTTCTCACTCCCCGTATAAGAAATTATTaatatatttatgatacataattactAGTAGTATCATTAGATggatcattgaatctattttcataataaacttatgttgctaatattttctacaaatctaatcAAACTTAAGAAAGCATCGGTATGAATATCACAACATCACTTAAAAGGGGATTGAGGGAGTACTTACATGCATATCTCTTTGTACACACTGCTACAAAAAGGAACTTCAAAACCGGTTCATATCATTCTTGCAAAAAAAAAGGTTTGTAtcattctttcaaaaaaaaaaaaaacggttcCATTTTGGTTGCAAGTGCGCATGCCGTTGTGGTACTCTAGACTTTCACTTCAATTAAAAATTTGAGAGCAATGTGAGGATTACCCCTTTAATTTGTTCGTAATTCGTATCACCAACCAGTTTGCTAAGAACCGGGTTTGTCCTTGCTGTTTGGAAGTCACATTCATTCTCTAGCTTCACAAAATGTACTATTTCTCCAAAATGACAAATCGAGTTGGAAACTAGCGATCAATTTGTTGAAATAGAGAGAGACGATGGAGACAATTTGACTTGTAACTTCACAGACAAACACATAAAGTCTAATAGGACATGTTTTTCCATAATCATTTTCACATTGCATTTATTGTGACATACTGAAGTCCATACATGCTTAATATTTGCCATATAATATGACGTAATAATTGGGTCCATAAACTACTCTAGCTTTACCAAGTGCGATGAGATATTCATCATAATGCACATCTCAAATTTCTTCTAATAAACATGACGCCTAAATATCCAAAACATTAAAAAGAACAATTATGTTTGTAGTCAGATACAAACAAACCCTAATTAAACCAAGAATGTAGTTAACAAAACATTAACTAATTTAGAACTTATAGGCATAcaatttgcaagaaaataatatTGTGGCAACAATTCATATTCATTCCACAACTAAAAGACAATGATTTTAACTATTTCTCATTCCATGTTTATATCTAGATATAGATCCAAGGCATGATCCCTATTCATGGGGACCCTAAAAATCATTGAATTGGGGCCAAACAATAGTAGAATCTTTTGCCCCTACCCAGATTACTCATGGCCCTCCAAAGATGTGAGCTAATTCCATGTTTAATAGGCATACCACTATATACAGATCTATAGAGTGAGTAAGATGCAAACAAAAACCTAATTAAGTCGATAATATAACACTAAAAAAACATTAGACTCGCATATTCTTACCGTCTAGAACCATCTCCTCCAAGTTAAGAGCAAAACTTTTTCTATTTAGATTTGCAATAACTTTAGGGTTGCCCTTTAAAAGCTTCTTTTTCCTACTCGGGCTACAATTCCTTCTAGAGGAGAAACAAGATAGGCTCTTTTAATGTAGAGGTGATTTTTAGGGACGATCGGTACTCGAGCCACAATTCCTTCTAGAGGAGAAACAAGATAGGCTCTTTTAATGTAGAGGTGATTTTTAGGGACGATCGGTAACATCGACCGCTTTTGGAAATTGATTTATAGGCCACACTAATGTTATTAATCGACCTTGAATTATTGATTTCCAAAGGTAGTCTGTTAGATAGGCCCTCTGATTGGATTTCTAGGTGATATTCTAATGTATCCATTTTCTTAAAAAATGTGCCGTATCCAAAAAAAAAATCGTTTGTGTAGTTGTGAGATTCCCTATGAAACGTGCCCTAATGTCCTGTTTGGATGGAATTTGTCATCGAACACTTTTCAGACAAACTGATTCTGTTTTTCCTGCTAAATATATAGATTTTTATCTAATCTGTTTGGTTTCTGAATAGAAGATATATAGACGTTTCTTGTTATTATGTCACTAAATCCATAGATTGTTTGGTTGGTACTCTTTTATTTCTCGATCTATAGAAATAGTTTTTGTTTGGAATGTATATTCTTGTACTTTCACTGAAGTTTTTTTATTTGTAGTGATTATCTCTTGGGTTTCTAGCTGAGTTGGTTAGGCGGTTTGAGTAGTCTCCTTAGGTCCTCGGTTCGATTCCACATGGGTGCATATCTAATGCTAGGGTTAAGCTTTTGCTACGATCGTGGTCTCACATAGGCTGCAATGTCACTGTGTAGGAGTGAGGCAGGGGTTTCAGAGGTTTTAACGGCAAATTAAACGGAATGACTAGCGCCCGGAAGTCCGGCCTGAGGCCCGTGTCCGGACGTCCGCACTCGCAAAAAAATAGCATGCCCCTGCCTGCACCTAGGTTTCACATGCTCATGCGGGGTCCGTGCCGCCAGAACACGCGCCTCGTGTCCCCTCCGCTTCTCACGCGTATTACAACATGTAcaacacccaatctacttttaaacatccagatgcaacatttGCAACAACGTTTGAAGAcaaatgaaatacttgaaacatgctactgaaacacttgtaaaaacacatgaaaaatacttgaaaaccattgcaaacatgcgcaatataaaaataaaacactcgcaacatatgtgtgaaacatatgcaacatctagataaacacacttgtaacAATACGTccaaaaacacagatgaaacattggggacagatgcttgcaacatacgtgtacaaccattacaacatatgcaacatcccgatctacttttgcaacatccgtgtgaaacaattgcaacatatctctaaaacatcttaaacatttgaaatgtacacttgcaacatgtgttttcaGCACgttgcaacatctccttgctactTGCGAAATGAAGGCTCGTCGGCGTGTGGAGTTCACCGGAGGCAGCCGCGCCATCGCAACCATCGACCAGCGCCAACATCGACCATATGGACTCCGCCTACTATAGTCCCCACCACCATCAGATCTCTCACCGCGCAGTGGATCTGGTAGAAGGAGCAGCGAGGTAGAGTGCGGCCGAGGCGCGTGGCCACCCCGTCCAGGGATTGTGCCGCATGGCTAGGGCACCGCTAGGGCGGCCGTTCGTAGCGCGCGGAGGTGGCCGCGATTTGGGCTATttcaggagagagggagaggaaggagaGGTTGGGGCGGAGACACGGACGGTGTGGAGCCAGCGGCGTCGATCGGCAGGGGTGGGAGCGGCGGTGTCGCCTGTGGCGGCCGCAGATACGAAGCACGTCgatgggttttttttttttttgcgatgtGTAGGCGAGCGGTGCCACACGATGTAGTCGTCTAGGCGCGGATCACAGGACGGACGCCCGTAGCGTAGCATTATCGCAAATTAAAGGGTTGGAAGAATTCCTATATGAATGGACGTTTTGCGTGAGTACCGAATAATGCTGGGTGATTCACATGGACTGGACGGCTTCGATCTTCCTTGTTCTTTTCAGCGACTAGATAACCATCTGAGCTTGTTCGTCTTCACTTCACCCACCACCGTCGGTGAAACGCGGCTTGAGTACGCACGATAATGAAGATCTTGAACACTCGCTTCAACCTGCTCCAGTCATTTTGTTTTGAACTGTCAAAGAAATCGAGGATATGATGATCTTTTTGTGTGGCCTTTTCAATGGAATGGAATATATATATGCGGTTAACAACGCTCAGACAACGAAATTGGAAGTCGAGGTCAGGTTCCAGTTCCACTTGTCCAGTGTGGATCGGAGGCGAACTGCGGCCTGCGGGTCAATAATTGCGTTGCGCACGTACTGACGTTTGCGTCTAGTCCAGCAGGACCATTATTGGCCGGCCGGCCATTGACCGACCGATCGAGTTTAGCTAACTTGCGAACTGCCGGTGGGCATTCACCGATGGCCAGCCGACTGGCTCGTATTCAAGGTCAGTGCTAATTAATCATGGAATTAGTGTGTTGATGCCATTAGGCTAGTGATCCTAATGAGCTAATCGCGTTTATGTTCTAATACTTCGGCAAGACTTTTTATTGGCCCGTGCGTTGGGCCCAGCTCCCGGTCACAGGGCCACCGCAGCGTGCCCCCCGTCCGCCTTCGCCCTACCCCACGCGTGCACTCCGCAACCGTCTCTCCACCCGCTGGTCGCCattgaccccctcctctctcttcgcACGGGCTGCACCGAGGAGCTGGGATGAGCAACTGAGGACGAGCACGCTCCCAGCGTGCCCCGACCGTAGCACCCCATCCACCGGCCCCTAGCACCCTCGTCCACCGGCCCCCGGCcgaacaacataaaacacttgcaacatgaacgCAACATAAAACTGAAAACAGATAAAAGATGTGGAAACATGcttttgcaacatgtgtgtgaaacacataaaacatccaaaataaaacacttgcaacttacaGCATAaaaccacttgctgcaacataaaaCTGAAATAATTGGAACATACTAGTGCAACATATGCATCGTACATCTGGAAATAAATGAAATATTTTTAGCAAACGTTTGCAACATGCCTatgaaaacaattgcaacatatgcaacatc
Above is a genomic segment from Miscanthus floridulus cultivar M001 chromosome 3, ASM1932011v1, whole genome shotgun sequence containing:
- the LOC136541849 gene encoding wall-associated receptor kinase 5-like, translating into MNSSESEAKTMELVVQLGLGLLLVAGHCIPATAAPSSACQMQCGDVKILYPFGIGKNCSVSGEFDVTCQPDKNGISKPFIGGHELLDISLTNSTIRVLNPITTYCYNDTWHMNSSMVVKQQNDSSGGYTLVSDIVRNYPPFRFSDTRNKFTVIGCLTVGLIVNNVSEYMTGCVSTCGWNMSDGSSCSGMGCCQTPIPKGMDLFDIGLQAIRTIENQTNVDNKNETNRFGGLRCNYAVLMEAAAFSFSTTYVNTTKFNDMNAGQAPVVLDWSIRNHTCQVAQRNLTGTYACLSTNSKCVDSTSGSPGYVCNCSLGYEGNPYLPHGCQDVDECNQGRPCPSDGVCHNTVGGYRCSCRAGRKYSEQNNSCVLDTVIVIGVTMGFLALMIFCFSGYVIVQKRKLKNTKEEYFRQHGGLILFDTMKSEKGLAFTVFSEAELIHATNNYDKSRIIGRGGHGIVYKGIVKGNMPVAIKRCTLINERQKKEFGQEMLILSQINHKNIVKLMGCCLEVEVPMLVYEFIPNGTLFQLIHGRNETLQISFSTLLRIAHEAAEGLNFLHSYASPPIIHGDVKTSNILLDENYMAKVSDFGASILAPSDKEQYVTMVQGTVGYLDPEYMQTCQLTEKSDVYSFGVVLLEVLTGEAPLKLYGPEEKRSLTSNFLSAMKQNDLCAVVASHIKEQESIELIRGLGELAQNCLDMCDSNRPSMKEVADELNRLRKLLLHPWLGLNTEEMETPVDTSFQTENSIVEYPVLESQNLLIDSISSNYAR